In Gemmata obscuriglobus, a single genomic region encodes these proteins:
- a CDS encoding ABC transporter ATP-binding protein, which yields MAEDVVVETRNLTKVYRDFWGRKKKTALNALDLKIYKGEIFGLLGPNGSGKTTTIKLLLGLLFPTSGDAFVFGEPAAKVEKNERIGYLPEESYLYRFLNAEETLDFYGRLFNIDPDTRKRRAAELIDRVGLSADKKRILKEYSKGMRQRIGLAQALINDPDLIILDEPTSGLDPLGTRWMKDLILDLKAKGKTILMCSHRLEDVQDVCGRIAILYNGDLQTLGKVSTLVEDAARLEVRASSVKETPELKAELAALFKKYGGTLETLGHPASTLEELFLRVIEESRARPGRRYLPPEEAMQNTAVPPKA from the coding sequence ATGGCCGAAGACGTTGTCGTTGAGACCCGCAACCTCACCAAGGTGTACCGCGACTTCTGGGGCCGCAAGAAGAAGACCGCGCTCAACGCGCTCGACCTGAAGATCTACAAAGGCGAGATCTTCGGGCTGCTCGGGCCGAACGGGTCCGGCAAAACCACCACCATCAAGCTGCTGCTCGGGCTGCTGTTCCCGACCTCCGGGGACGCGTTCGTGTTCGGCGAGCCGGCCGCGAAGGTCGAGAAGAACGAGCGCATCGGGTACCTGCCGGAAGAGTCGTATCTGTACCGGTTCCTCAACGCGGAAGAGACGCTCGACTTCTACGGCCGGCTGTTCAACATCGACCCCGACACCCGCAAGCGCCGGGCGGCCGAGCTGATCGACCGGGTGGGGCTGTCTGCGGACAAGAAGCGCATCCTGAAGGAATACTCGAAGGGCATGCGCCAGCGCATCGGGCTGGCCCAGGCGCTCATCAACGACCCGGACCTCATCATCCTCGACGAGCCGACCTCGGGCCTCGACCCGCTCGGCACCCGGTGGATGAAGGACCTGATCCTCGATCTGAAGGCGAAGGGCAAAACCATCCTGATGTGCTCGCACCGGCTGGAGGACGTGCAGGACGTGTGCGGGCGAATCGCGATCCTTTACAACGGGGACCTCCAGACGCTCGGCAAGGTGTCGACTCTCGTCGAGGACGCCGCGCGGCTCGAGGTGCGGGCCAGCAGCGTCAAGGAGACCCCCGAGCTGAAGGCCGAACTGGCGGCGCTGTTCAAGAAGTACGGCGGCACGCTCGAGACGCTCGGACACCCCGCCAGCACCCTGGAAGAGCTGTTCCTGCGGGTGATCGAGGAGTCGCGGGCGCGGCCGGGCCGCCGGTACCTGCCGCCCGAAGAGGCGATGCAGAACACCGCGGTGCCGCCGAAGGCGTGA
- a CDS encoding ABC transporter permease, whose translation MTAPLFGILQLDRGDPWGYAELQGLVQAWLQDAGGFAAVGLAVYLLYALATPTDKSESERLRVPVSTWMLGMAALALVSYAIYLALIIFKKGEVPVPPPPPPGESPKPELPVWHGQAQAIALMIGGLFSLLGLCEPFVRDLYKILRRNVSFNSSGAKRFGHALGTYTTGLMSRRLLIAVGGAVAAYLAVGAVLFAIGAPQLTAIWAWLLAVGAGVALAALAVLMLFEAEGPVWAIAKLSFKEVIRKRVLWVFLIILLPALFPWQWFFPSKPSDELRNTTGTITFVLSILCLVPGVLLAALGIPDDIKSLNIFTIVSKPVERFEIVLGRFIGYVSLMTLVLLGLTGISVALIANTSVSPQARAETYKARVPHRGKLEFKSMLAQDRQEKKDFEGTNVGREFDYRRYIAGHPDSPQRGIWKFATVPTDLERPEGDRVPLEFTFDVYRMTKGEQDAGVLTNFTIATHNAPQRQPSKQEGAEWRWVDADQGADYAAAVQRLLTGALIDARLAARLKGGEPKTDQERAELRLAQRMKSLAEKLKANGVKVTEADGLVTTEPANVSDPRPGTPAWKAVSALAEEFGFFELRGKRVLDYTVMGIEVPAGLFRSANQGTPGKDERGQTLPRLAIYVKCESPGQLLGMAEPDLYLLRNELRYEVNFFKSMIGLWCRLCMFIGVAVAASTYLSGILAFLLSAGIYIIGLFTDHLTDLATGRNIGGPFQSLSQIVKAEQSTAQVTDSAGTRALMFGDKIAAWFFRRFQNLIPDVESFSWGHFVAEGFNINAEYLVVNLVVTAGYLLPWAVLAYYLMRNREVAA comes from the coding sequence ATGACGGCGCCGCTGTTCGGCATTCTGCAACTGGACCGGGGCGACCCGTGGGGGTACGCCGAACTCCAAGGCCTCGTACAGGCGTGGCTCCAGGACGCCGGCGGGTTCGCGGCCGTCGGGCTGGCCGTGTACCTGCTGTACGCCCTCGCGACCCCCACCGACAAGTCCGAGTCCGAGCGGCTCCGCGTCCCGGTGTCCACCTGGATGCTCGGCATGGCGGCCCTGGCGCTGGTGAGCTACGCGATCTACTTGGCGCTCATCATCTTTAAGAAGGGGGAAGTGCCGGTGCCCCCCCCTCCCCCGCCGGGCGAGTCGCCCAAGCCCGAGTTGCCCGTCTGGCACGGTCAGGCGCAGGCCATCGCCCTCATGATCGGCGGCCTGTTCTCGCTGCTCGGGCTGTGCGAGCCGTTCGTGCGAGACCTGTACAAGATCCTGCGCCGCAACGTGTCGTTCAACTCGTCCGGGGCCAAGCGGTTCGGTCACGCTCTCGGCACGTACACGACCGGGCTGATGAGCCGGCGCCTCTTGATCGCCGTGGGCGGTGCGGTCGCGGCGTACCTCGCGGTCGGCGCCGTGCTGTTCGCCATTGGGGCGCCGCAACTGACCGCCATCTGGGCGTGGCTGCTGGCGGTCGGCGCCGGGGTGGCGCTGGCGGCGCTCGCCGTACTCATGCTGTTCGAGGCCGAAGGGCCGGTGTGGGCCATCGCCAAGCTGAGCTTCAAAGAGGTGATCCGCAAGCGGGTGTTGTGGGTGTTCCTCATCATCCTGCTCCCGGCCCTGTTCCCGTGGCAGTGGTTCTTCCCGAGCAAGCCGAGCGACGAGCTGCGGAACACCACCGGCACGATCACGTTCGTCCTCAGCATCCTGTGCCTGGTGCCGGGCGTGCTGCTGGCCGCCCTGGGCATCCCGGACGACATCAAGAGCCTGAACATCTTCACCATTGTCTCGAAGCCGGTGGAGCGGTTCGAGATCGTGCTCGGGCGGTTCATCGGGTACGTGTCGCTGATGACCCTGGTGCTGCTCGGGCTCACCGGCATTAGCGTGGCGCTGATCGCCAACACGTCGGTGTCCCCGCAGGCCCGCGCGGAGACGTACAAGGCCCGGGTGCCGCACCGCGGGAAGCTCGAGTTCAAGAGCATGCTGGCCCAGGACCGGCAGGAGAAGAAGGACTTCGAGGGCACCAACGTGGGCCGCGAGTTCGACTACCGGCGGTACATCGCCGGGCACCCGGACTCCCCCCAGCGCGGCATCTGGAAGTTCGCCACCGTGCCGACCGACCTGGAGCGCCCCGAAGGGGACCGCGTGCCGCTCGAGTTCACCTTCGACGTGTACCGGATGACCAAGGGCGAGCAGGACGCGGGGGTGCTGACGAACTTCACCATCGCCACCCACAACGCGCCCCAGCGCCAGCCCTCCAAGCAGGAGGGGGCCGAGTGGCGGTGGGTGGACGCCGACCAGGGCGCCGACTACGCCGCCGCGGTCCAACGGTTGCTCACCGGGGCGCTGATCGACGCGCGGCTCGCGGCCCGCCTCAAGGGCGGCGAACCCAAGACGGACCAGGAGCGCGCCGAGCTGCGGCTGGCCCAGCGCATGAAGAGCCTGGCCGAGAAGCTCAAGGCGAACGGCGTCAAGGTGACCGAAGCGGACGGGCTGGTTACGACGGAGCCGGCGAACGTGTCCGACCCGCGGCCCGGGACCCCGGCGTGGAAGGCCGTCAGCGCGCTCGCCGAGGAGTTCGGGTTCTTCGAACTCCGGGGCAAGCGGGTGCTGGACTACACGGTCATGGGCATTGAGGTGCCGGCCGGGCTGTTCCGCAGCGCCAACCAGGGCACTCCGGGCAAGGACGAGCGGGGGCAGACGCTGCCGCGGCTCGCGATCTACGTCAAGTGCGAGAGCCCCGGCCAGTTGCTCGGGATGGCCGAGCCGGACCTGTACCTGCTCCGCAACGAGCTGCGCTACGAGGTGAACTTCTTCAAGAGCATGATCGGGCTCTGGTGCCGGCTGTGCATGTTCATCGGCGTGGCGGTCGCGGCCAGCACGTACCTCAGCGGCATCCTGGCGTTCCTGCTGTCCGCTGGCATCTACATCATCGGGCTGTTCACCGACCACCTGACCGACCTGGCGACGGGGCGGAACATCGGCGGCCCGTTCCAGAGCCTCTCGCAGATCGTGAAGGCGGAGCAGTCCACCGCGCAGGTGACCGACTCGGCCGGGACGCGGGCGCTGATGTTCGGCGACAAGATCGCGGCGTGGTTCTTCCGCCGGTTCCAGAACCTGATCCCGGACGTGGAGTCCTTCAGTTGGGGCCACTTCGTGGCGGAGGGCTTCAACATCAACGCCGAGTACCTCGTGGTGAACCTGGTGGTCACCGCCGGCTACCTGCTGCCCTGGGCCGTACTCGCGTACTATTTAATGCGGAACCGCGAGGTGGCCGCGTAG